In Pikeienuella piscinae, the sequence GGCTGGCGGGGCGGGGTTCTTCGCCGGGCCGGTTCCGGTGCGCGATTTCAGGCTCTATCGCTCTACTCTGGGCCGGGTCGCGCCGGTCTACGATGAGGTCGCGCGCTATGGCCTGGCGGCGCCGGCCGGGCGCAGGTGAGACCGGCCGGCGCGCGCCCTGAAGAGAGCGAAGCGCGCATGAAGGTCCTCCGTGCGACGGGCCTCCCTCGCGGCGCGCCATATGGATCGCTTGCGCGAAGGCCGCGTCGCCGTCCCGCGACGCGGCCGGGACAATCCCCGGAGTTTCGGCTCAGGCGCGTTTGCGAACCGCCCAGAACGGGCGCTTCGCTTCGCTGTCTGCGGCCTTGGGCGCGACGCCGATATCGTCGAGCCGATGATAGGCGAGCCCGGCGAGTTCGCGGCGCTCGCGCGCGACCGAAAGCCAGAGAATTATCTTCCGCAGCGCCGCGCGGACCCCGAGAGCCACCTGGAAGCGCTGTGGCTCGGTGGAGACGCCAGTCAGGAAAGCCATCATGTCCTCCATCATTATATCGGATGATAATCACCCGAAACATCATCAGACTTGATTGATATGGAGGATCGGATATCATTAATAAAATGAATTGATCTGATCGTTCGAATCACAGGATCTGATATGGCGCGCAATCTCGACCTCACCGCTCTCAGAAGCTTCATGACCGTCGCAGACACGGGAAAGGTGACCGCGGCGGCGGCGCGGCTGAACCTCACGCAATCTGCGGTCTCGATGCAGCTCAAGCGGCTGGAGGATGCGCTGGGCCAGTCGCTTCTGGATCGCGCCGGGCGGGGCGTCGCGCTGACCTCGGAGGGGGAGCTTCTGCTTGGCTACGCGCGCCGCATGATCACGCTCAACGACGAGATCTGGGGCCGGATGACCCATGCCGATTTCGAGGGCGAGCTCGTGCTCGGCGTGCCGTGCGACATCGTCTATCCGCAGATCCCGCAGGTGATGCGCCGATTCGCGCGGGATTTCCCGCGGGTGAAGGTCTCACTCACCTCCTCCTTCACGACGCGGCTGAAGGCGGAGTTCGCGCGTGGCGAGATCGACCTGACGCTGACCACGGAATCGGATATCGAGCCGGGCGGCGAGATGCTCGACGAGAGCTGGCTGGTCTGGGTCGGCGCGCATGGCGGGACGACCTGGAAGAGCAACCCGGTGAAGCTCGCTTATGAGCGCAGCTGCATCTTCCGCCCGCTCGTGCAGCGTGCGCTTGAGGCGGCGGGGCTGGAATGGGAAATGGCGGTAGAGAGCGATCAGACCCGCCCGGTGGAGGCGGCGGTTTCCGCCGATCTGGCGATTCACACCCAGATATCCAGCTCGATCCCGCCCTATTTCGAAGTGATCCAGCATGGCGGCGCGCTACCCGAATTGCCGGCCGTCCGCATCGGCATGTATCTCGCGGACGGGCCGAAACGGCCGATCATAGAGCGTCTGGCGGAGGTCATCCGCGAGACCTACGGCGTCGGGGACGCGTCGAAGAGGATGGCCGCGGAATAGACGCAGGCGGAAGTTTCCGGCCGAAGGGCGGCGCGCGGCGCGCATCGGAAACCGGCGCATGAAATGCGAAACGCGCGTCCGCGCAAAGCGGGCGGCGCCGCCGTCTTTTGACCCGTCAGGGTCGAATTCCGACTTCTCAATCGGTCTCCGGCGGGTTACGCCGCAGAGCGCCCTGCGCGCGACGCAACGTAAACCGGGGGGAAGGAAGACCAATATGGCCATGAAGACCGACATCGAGATTGCCCGCGCGGCGAACAAACTGCCGATTCAGGAAATCGGCGCGAAGCTCAACATTCCCTCGGAACATCTCCTGCCGTTCGGCCATGACAAGGCCAAGGTCTCATCCGATTTCATCAAGGCGCAAGCCGATAAGCCCAATGGCCATCTGGTGCTGGTCACGGCCATCAACCCGACCCCGGCGGGCGAGGGCAAGACGACGACGACGGTCGGGCTGGGCGACGCGTTGAATCTGATCGGGAAGAAGGCCGCGGTCTGCATCCGTGAGGCTTCACTGGGTCCCTGCTTCGGCATGAAGGGCGGCGCCGCGGGCGGCGGCAACGCGCAGATCGTGCCGATGGAGGAGATGAATCTCCATTTCACCGGCGATTTCCACGCGATCACCTCGGCGCACAATCTGTTGAGCGCGATGATCGATAATCACATCTACTGGGGGAACAAGCTGGAGATCGACACCCGCCGCGTCACCTGGCGCCGGGTGATGGACATGAACGACCGGGCGCTGAGGCAGATCACCGCGAGCCTTGGCGGCGTCGCCAACGGATTCCCTCGCGAGGCCGGGTTCGACATCACGGTGGCGTCGGAGGTGATGGCGATCCTCTGTCTCGCCACCGACCTGAAGGACCTTGAGCGGCGGCTCGGCGCGATCATCGTCGCCTACCGGCGCGACAGGAGCCCGATCTACGCCCGCGATCTGAAGGCGGACGGCGCGATGACCGTGCTCTTGGCGCAGGCGATGCAGCCCAATCTGGTGCAGACGCTGGAGAACAACCCCGCCTTCGTCCACGGCGGCCCCTTCGCCAACATCGCGCATGGCTGCAACTCGGTGATCGCCACCCAGACCGCGCTCAAGCTCGCCGATTACGTGGTCACGGAAGCCGGATTCGGCGCCGATCTCGGGGCGGAGAAATTCCTCGACATCAAATGCCGCAAGGCCGGGCTGGCACCGGAGGCGGTGGTGATCGTCGCGACCGTGCGCGCGATGAAGATGAATGGCGGCGTGGCCAAGAGCGATCTCGGGCCGGAGAATGTCGAGGCGGTGAAGAAGGGATGCCCCAATCTCGGCCGGCACATCCAGAACATCAAGAAATTCGGCGTGCCGGCGGTGGTGGCGATCAACCATTTCGTGTCCGACACCGACGCCGAGATCGCTGCGGTGCAGGATTACGTGAAGACGATGGGCGCGGAGGCGATCGTCTGCCGGCACTGGGCCGATGGCGGCGCCGGCGCGGAGGCGCTGGCGAAGAAGGTGGTGGAGATCGTCGAAAGCGGCGCCGCGCAATACGCGCCCCTCTATCCCGACGAGATGCCGCTCTTCACCAAGATCGAGACGATCGCGAAGGAAATCTATCACGCCGACGAGGTTCTGGCCGACAAGAAGATCCGCAATCAGCTTCAGGAATGGGAGAAGGCGGGCTACGGCCATCTGCCGATCTGCATGGCGAAGACGCAGTACTCCTTCACCACCGATCCGAACCGGCGCGGCGCGCCGACCGGCCATTCGGTGCCGGTGCGCGAGGTTCGCCTCGCCGCCGGGGCGGGGTTCGTCGTCGTCATCTGCGGCGAGATCATGACCATGCCCGGCCTCCCGAGCGTCCCCGCCGCGGAGACGATCCGCTTCAACGACGCGGGCGAGATCGAGGGGCTGTCCTGAGCGCGCTTGAGGGCGCGGCCCCGCGCCGTTAGCGTGACCGCGCATCAGAAGAGGGAGAAACCCATGCGCCGCCCCGCCGTCATCGCCGCACTCTTTATCGCCTGCCTCTCGTTCGGCCCCGCCGACGAGGCGTGGGCGCAGGAGGATAAATACGCGGACTACTACTATCCTCCGGTGACCTCGGAGGAGACCTTCAGCCGTGTCATGACCGGAGGCGAGCCCGCCGATCAGGAAGTGCGGGTGAATTTCGTCACCGCGATCACCAAGGCGCAACTGGCGGCGCCTGAAAGCCCGCGCTTCGTCATCTTCGAGAAAGGCTCCGAATCGCGGAACCTGATCATTGTCGCGCTTGACGACGAGGTGTTCCGCACCGTCTTTCGCGCCCGCGCGCTCCTGGCGCAGATGACCTCGAACATGCGCGGGACCGAGTTCTTTCGGAAGCAGAACCTGCATCTGGAGGGGACGCTCTACGATATGCTTCAGGTGATGGGCTTCACATCGCTCGTCGTCTCGGACGGTGCGACCTGGGCGCATCGGGTGAATTTCGCGCCGGAGGAATGACATGAGACACGAGGCGCGGGTCAAATGGGTTCTCGAGGGCGACATGCCCTCCGGCCGTTATTCTCGAGCGCATGAGTTGCATTTCGATGGCGGCGCCGTGGTCGCCGGTTCGCCCTCTCCGGGGATCGTGCCGGCGCCCTGGTCGGACCCGGCCGGCGTCGACCCGGAGGAAGCGTTCGTGGGCGCGCTCGCGGCCTGCCACATGCTCTGGTTTCTCGACCTCGCGCGGCGCGAGGGGTATGCGGCGACCGCCTACGAGGACGCGGCCTCGGGCGTGATGGAGAAGAACGCCGCCGGCGCGCTCTGGGTCAGCCGCGTCACGCTCCGCCCGCGCGTGGTCTGGTCCAGCGGGCCGGACGCCGCGGCGGAGGCCGCGCTGCACGAGGCCGCACATCACGCCTGTTTCATCGCCAATTCGGTGAAGACGGAGATCAGCATAGAGACCGCCTGAAGGAGTCCCCCATGACTGCGACGAGAATTGACGGCAAGGCCTTCGCCCTGACCGTGAGGGAGAAGGTCGCGGCCCATGTCGCGAAGCTGAAGGCCGAGGACGGCCTCATCCCCGGCCTCGCGGTGGTGCTGGTCGGCGAGGATCCGGCCTCCGAGGTCTATGTCCGCAACAAGGGAAAGCAGACCGCCGAGGTCGGCATGAACTCCTTCGAGCACAAGCTGCCGGCGGAGACGGAGGAGGCGGCCCTGCTCGACCTGATCGCGAAACTGAACGCGGACCCGGCGGTGCATGGGATATTGGTGCAGTTGCCGCTGCCGAAGCACATGAACGCGGACGCCGTGATCAACGCCATCGCGCCGGAGAAGGACGCCGACGGGTTCCATATCTCCAGCGTCGGCCTGCTGGCGACCGGGCAGAAGGCGATGGTTCCCTGCACGCCCTTGGGCTGCCTGATGATGCTGAGAGAGCATCATGGCGATCTTTCCGGGCTGAACGCGGTGGTTCTCGGCCGCTCGAACATCGTCGGGAAACCGATGGCGCAGCTTCTCCTGCGCGACAACTGCACGGTGACGATCGCCCATAGCCGGACGCGGGATCTGCCGGCGGTCTGCGCCGGGGCGGATATTCTCGTCGCCGCCGTCGGGCGGCCGGAAATGGTCAAGGCGGACTGGGTGAAGCCCGGCGCGACGGTGATCGATGTCGGAATCAACCGGATTCCCGCGCCCGAAAAGGGCGAGGGCAAGATGCGCCTCGTCGGCGATGTCGATTATGCGGCGGTTGTCGAAGTCGCCGGCGCGATCACCCCGGTGCCGGGCGGGGTCGGGCCGATGACCATCGCCTGTCTTCTCGCCAACACGCTGACGGCGGCGTGCCGCGCCGCGGGCCTGCCGGAGCCGGAGGGGCTGACGGCCTGACTTCAGCCCCCCGCCGACCGGAGCGCGGCCAGAAGCGCGGTGGAGGCGTAGCCGTCCGGGGTGAGGTTGCGGCTGCGCTGAAAATCCCTAATCGCGGTGCGGCTCATCGGGCCGATAATGCCGTCGACGCCTTGCGTATCGAACCCGAGGCTGGTGAGGCGGCGCTGCATCTCCTCCGTCTCCGACCGGCTCAAGGGCTTGTCGTCGCGCGGCCAGGCGGCGCGGAAAGGGCCGCCCCCGGCGATCCGGTCGGAAAGATGGCCGACCGCGAGCGCGTAGGAGGTGGCGTTGTTGTAGCGCCGGATCACGTCGAAATTGGAAAAGAGCGCGAAGGCCGGGCCGTTGGCGCCGGCGGGCAGAAGGATCGCCGCTTCGCCATGATCGGGGATGGCGCCGCCGCCCGCCAGCGTCACGCCCATCGCCCGCCAGTCCGCGACCGGCCGGCGGAGCGACTGGTCCGCGAGGGTGTAGTCGAACCCCGAGGGCAGGCTGATCTCGACGCCCCAGGGAGCATCAAGTTTCCAGCCGAACCGTGAAAGGTAGTTCGCCGTCGAGGCGAGCGCGTCGCTCGGGTCGGCGGCCCAGAGATCGCGTCGCCCGTCGCCGGTGAAATCCACCGCGTAGGCCTGGAACGAGGTCGGAATGAACTGGGTGTGCCCCATCGCGCCGGCCCAGGAGCCGACCATGCGCTCCGGCGAGATGTCGCCCGAATCGATGATCTTCAGCGCCTCGATCAGCTGTTCTTCGGCGAAGTCGCGCCGTCTTCCCTCATAGGCCAGGGTCGCGAGGCTTTCGATCACCGGGATCGAGCCGTAATTGTCGCCATAGGCGCTCTCCAGCCCCCAGATCGCGAGAACGACCTCCTTGTCGACGCCATATTGGCTTTCGATGGCGCGGAGCGCGTTCGCTTCCGACGCCAGCTTCGCCTGACCGTTGGCGATGCGGGTCGGTGAGACGGCGCTGTCGAGATATTCCCAGATCGGTCGGGTGAATTCGGGCTGGTAGCGGTCAAGCTCCACGACCTTATCATTGGGCGTAACGCCCCTGAACGCGCGGTCGAAGGTCGCCGCGGATACGCCCTGCGCGAGCGCGCGAACGCGAAACCCGTCGCGCCATGCGGTGAAGCTGATGTTCGGCGCCGCGTTGTCGGCGCGCCCGGGCGCCTGGATCGGCGCGGGCGCGCTCGACGGCGCCTCCGCCCCCCCTGGGGCGGCGCAACCGGTGAGAGCGAAGGCCAGTCCGGCGATGATAGTGACTCTCGACATGTCCGCGCTCCGTTGCTCGTGCGTTACTTCTGGGCGGACGTGGTCCGCCGCGCTCCCGTCGCTCAGATCGTCAGCCGCCTGACGCCGACGATTTCCCCGAACTCGGCCTTGGCGATGCGCGCGCGGGCGGTCTCGAACGCCTCCGACACCACCGCCATGTGATGCGCGTTCGCGTGCAGCAGCATCGACGGCGAGGTCATGATCCCGACATGGCGCCGCCAGAACACCAGATCGCCGCGTTTCAGCGTTTTCGCGGACACCTCGCGCCCGAGCGCGGCCATTTGCATGTCGCTGTCGCGCGGGCAATCGACGCCAGCGGCGTGAAGCGCGGTCTGGACCAGCCCCGAACAGTCGAACCCGGCGGCGGAGCGCCCGCCCCAAAGATAGGGCGCGCCGAGGAAGCGTTCGGCCGTGGCGACCCAGAGCGCGTCGTGCGCATCGAGCGGCTTCAGCGCCGCGAGGGCCGCGTAGCCGCCGGGATCGAGCGCGGCGAAACCGCCCGTCTCCTCGCGCGGGCGCACCGTCATCCTGGCGCCGAACGGAACCGCGCCGATCGGGCGGGATTTCATGTCCGGCTCGGGATAGATCAGCGCCTGCAATGTGGCGACGCGGTGCGTCGGCTCCGTTTCCGGCCGGTTCATCAGGTCGGCTTCGGGAACATATCCGACATAGCCGTCGAGCGCCGACTGGCCCCAGGCCCAGCCGCGTTCGACCTCATAGGCGGTGAAGTCCTCGCCGAAAAGCAACTGGCTCACCTGTTCGGAATCGGCGTCGGGTGCGGCGCTCAGCGGCGCGACAGCGACCGAGACGCGCATCGGCTGGTCGGAGGCGTAGGCCCCCGCCTCCACCACCCCGCGCAGGTGCAGAGGGGCCAGATCGGGCCGGACCGGTGTGATCCGCGGGTCGCCTTCGAAAGGGTCGTCAGCCATGACGGGTCTCCAGCAGGGCAAAAAGCGCGCGCGCCGCCATGCATTCGCCGCCCTTGGGGCGGCCGGGTTTCGCGGTGTTGTTGAAGCCGTGGATATCGAAATGCGCCCAGGAGATCCCGTCGCCGACGAACCGGCGGAGGAATAGCGCGGCGGTGATCGCGCCGCCGAATCCGCCGGCGGGGGCGTTGTCGATATCCGCGATCGTCGATTTCAGGTCTTCGTCGTAAGGGTCGTAGAGTGGCAGCCGCCAGATCGGGTCGCGCGTGGTGGCGGCGGCGGTCTCGAGCGCCGCCGCGAGCGCGGAATCGTCGGTGAAATAGGGCGGCAGGTCCAGCCCGGTGGCGACCCGCGCGGCGCCGGTGAGCGTCGCAAGATCGATGAGCAGCGCCGGATCTTCCTCGGAGGCCAGCGCCAGCGCGTCGGCCAGCACCAGCCGCCCCTCGGCGTCGGTGTTGCCGATCTCGACCGTGAGGCCGAGCCGCGATTTCAGCACATCGCCGGGCCGGAAGGCGGAGGCGGAGACGGAATTCTCCACCGCCGGGATCAGCACCCGGAGCCGGACGGGCAGCCCGCGCGCCATGACCATATGCGCGAGGGCGAGGACGTTGGCCGCGCCGCCCATGTCCTTCTTCATCAGCCGCATGCCGGCGGCGGGTTTCAGATCCAGCCCGCCAGTGTCGAAGCAGACGCCCTTGCCGACAAGGCTGACTTTCGGATGCGCGGGGTCGCCCCAGCAGAGGTCGATCAGCCGCGGCGCCTCCGCCGCCGCCCGGCCGACCGCGTGGATCATCGGGAAATTGGCGTCGAGAAGCGCGTCGCCCGCAGTTACCGAGATTTCCGCCCCATGGCGCGCGGCGAGCGTGCGCGCGGCCTGCTCCAGCGCGGCCGGCCCCATGTCGTTCGCCGGCGTGTTGATCAGGTCGCGCGCCAGATAAGCCCCCTCGGCGATGGTCAGAAGGCGCGCGGCGTCCACGCCCGGAGGGGGGACGAGCCGCGCCTCTTGGGGCGTCGCCTTCTTGTAGCGGTCATACCGATATGCCGAGAGGAGCCAACCGAGCGCGGCTTCATCGGCCTCCTCCGGCGCCAACTCGCCTTCGATGGAGTAATCGCCCTCGGGCGCCTTCGCGGCGAAACCGGCGAGCGCGAAGCGGCGCGCGGCGCGGGTTTTCGCGTCGCCCCAGCCGAAGAGCGCGGCGGACACCCCGCCCACGCCATCCGGAATCAGGACCGTCTCGCCGAGTTTGCCGGAAAAGCCGTTGAGCCGCGCCCAGGCGGCCGCTTCGGGCGCCAGCGCGTCGAGCGCTGCGTTCGCAGCGCGAGTTTCGATCAGATGGAGCGGCGTCGGCCGCGCCCCGCCCTCGCCTCCGAATTCCGGGGTCATATCGTTCGCTCCCGCGGCCGCGCCGCTTCAGTAAAATCCAAGGCTGAAACTTCCGAGCCCGATTCCGAGGCCCGCGCCGACATTGACGCCGCCGCTGCCGACGCCGACGCCGAGTTGCGGATAGATGCGCGGATAAGATCTGACCACCTGGCGATCGTCCTTATAGGTTTCGT encodes:
- a CDS encoding DUF1127 domain-containing protein codes for the protein MAFLTGVSTEPQRFQVALGVRAALRKIILWLSVARERRELAGLAYHRLDDIGVAPKAADSEAKRPFWAVRKRA
- a CDS encoding LysR family transcriptional regulator; translated protein: MARNLDLTALRSFMTVADTGKVTAAAARLNLTQSAVSMQLKRLEDALGQSLLDRAGRGVALTSEGELLLGYARRMITLNDEIWGRMTHADFEGELVLGVPCDIVYPQIPQVMRRFARDFPRVKVSLTSSFTTRLKAEFARGEIDLTLTTESDIEPGGEMLDESWLVWVGAHGGTTWKSNPVKLAYERSCIFRPLVQRALEAAGLEWEMAVESDQTRPVEAAVSADLAIHTQISSSIPPYFEVIQHGGALPELPAVRIGMYLADGPKRPIIERLAEVIRETYGVGDASKRMAAE
- a CDS encoding formate--tetrahydrofolate ligase, translating into MAMKTDIEIARAANKLPIQEIGAKLNIPSEHLLPFGHDKAKVSSDFIKAQADKPNGHLVLVTAINPTPAGEGKTTTTVGLGDALNLIGKKAAVCIREASLGPCFGMKGGAAGGGNAQIVPMEEMNLHFTGDFHAITSAHNLLSAMIDNHIYWGNKLEIDTRRVTWRRVMDMNDRALRQITASLGGVANGFPREAGFDITVASEVMAILCLATDLKDLERRLGAIIVAYRRDRSPIYARDLKADGAMTVLLAQAMQPNLVQTLENNPAFVHGGPFANIAHGCNSVIATQTALKLADYVVTEAGFGADLGAEKFLDIKCRKAGLAPEAVVIVATVRAMKMNGGVAKSDLGPENVEAVKKGCPNLGRHIQNIKKFGVPAVVAINHFVSDTDAEIAAVQDYVKTMGAEAIVCRHWADGGAGAEALAKKVVEIVESGAAQYAPLYPDEMPLFTKIETIAKEIYHADEVLADKKIRNQLQEWEKAGYGHLPICMAKTQYSFTTDPNRRGAPTGHSVPVREVRLAAGAGFVVVICGEIMTMPGLPSVPAAETIRFNDAGEIEGLS
- a CDS encoding OsmC family protein; this translates as MRHEARVKWVLEGDMPSGRYSRAHELHFDGGAVVAGSPSPGIVPAPWSDPAGVDPEEAFVGALAACHMLWFLDLARREGYAATAYEDAASGVMEKNAAGALWVSRVTLRPRVVWSSGPDAAAEAALHEAAHHACFIANSVKTEISIETA
- the folD gene encoding bifunctional methylenetetrahydrofolate dehydrogenase/methenyltetrahydrofolate cyclohydrolase FolD, whose product is MTATRIDGKAFALTVREKVAAHVAKLKAEDGLIPGLAVVLVGEDPASEVYVRNKGKQTAEVGMNSFEHKLPAETEEAALLDLIAKLNADPAVHGILVQLPLPKHMNADAVINAIAPEKDADGFHISSVGLLATGQKAMVPCTPLGCLMMLREHHGDLSGLNAVVLGRSNIVGKPMAQLLLRDNCTVTIAHSRTRDLPAVCAGADILVAAVGRPEMVKADWVKPGATVIDVGINRIPAPEKGEGKMRLVGDVDYAAVVEVAGAITPVPGGVGPMTIACLLANTLTAACRAAGLPEPEGLTA
- a CDS encoding lytic murein transglycosylase: MSRVTIIAGLAFALTGCAAPGGAEAPSSAPAPIQAPGRADNAAPNISFTAWRDGFRVRALAQGVSAATFDRAFRGVTPNDKVVELDRYQPEFTRPIWEYLDSAVSPTRIANGQAKLASEANALRAIESQYGVDKEVVLAIWGLESAYGDNYGSIPVIESLATLAYEGRRRDFAEEQLIEALKIIDSGDISPERMVGSWAGAMGHTQFIPTSFQAYAVDFTGDGRRDLWAADPSDALASTANYLSRFGWKLDAPWGVEISLPSGFDYTLADQSLRRPVADWRAMGVTLAGGGAIPDHGEAAILLPAGANGPAFALFSNFDVIRRYNNATSYALAVGHLSDRIAGGGPFRAAWPRDDKPLSRSETEEMQRRLTSLGFDTQGVDGIIGPMSRTAIRDFQRSRNLTPDGYASTALLAALRSAGG
- a CDS encoding C40 family peptidase, with the translated sequence MADDPFEGDPRITPVRPDLAPLHLRGVVEAGAYASDQPMRVSVAVAPLSAAPDADSEQVSQLLFGEDFTAYEVERGWAWGQSALDGYVGYVPEADLMNRPETEPTHRVATLQALIYPEPDMKSRPIGAVPFGARMTVRPREETGGFAALDPGGYAALAALKPLDAHDALWVATAERFLGAPYLWGGRSAAGFDCSGLVQTALHAAGVDCPRDSDMQMAALGREVSAKTLKRGDLVFWRRHVGIMTSPSMLLHANAHHMAVVSEAFETARARIAKAEFGEIVGVRRLTI
- a CDS encoding leucyl aminopeptidase family protein, whose protein sequence is MTPEFGGEGGARPTPLHLIETRAANAALDALAPEAAAWARLNGFSGKLGETVLIPDGVGGVSAALFGWGDAKTRAARRFALAGFAAKAPEGDYSIEGELAPEEADEAALGWLLSAYRYDRYKKATPQEARLVPPPGVDAARLLTIAEGAYLARDLINTPANDMGPAALEQAARTLAARHGAEISVTAGDALLDANFPMIHAVGRAAAEAPRLIDLCWGDPAHPKVSLVGKGVCFDTGGLDLKPAAGMRLMKKDMGGAANVLALAHMVMARGLPVRLRVLIPAVENSVSASAFRPGDVLKSRLGLTVEIGNTDAEGRLVLADALALASEEDPALLIDLATLTGAARVATGLDLPPYFTDDSALAAALETAAATTRDPIWRLPLYDPYDEDLKSTIADIDNAPAGGFGGAITAALFLRRFVGDGISWAHFDIHGFNNTAKPGRPKGGECMAARALFALLETRHG